In Mytilus edulis chromosome 6, xbMytEdul2.2, whole genome shotgun sequence, the following proteins share a genomic window:
- the LOC139527351 gene encoding uncharacterized protein isoform X2, which produces MCGTDHFVISKDSVTEGSVVLKCTDSQKVCQVYEVNYNPSTLITKDCKCTITGLKPNTDYEFKVLHIDSDRNLWPCKETPISITTLKSAEEDIEEKSDEINQRRKLVWEHPSESIYIGKFGKIVKKEYGKSRNDDNTEEKTILIYGPDESHTNAVIDGIMNFIFGVSAEDDYRFSLENDEKTSVTILKVFPTDKSRILYTLNIVGVNSTIAIENVDILSTDLESHEITSLNSFCFVMKNLIPLTCGKNLAKFVNVFNTCVDNAQGFHDPKSMFSIPFHNSGMSSNVDGTYPRQINVCLSRYKQNSFVTVFEELEQSIKQPVNNVLNVHLLQRKIDENIQKLEITKAKVTSYKEKIEKKIENIQEDKVFFLVQSQRSCNSNCKYAKYENAYTLQTGSNTILSLLCKCTQVCHMNCGVHKYELQKCNKFKETEQQRKERKERKERKERKERKESIGCSKCNCSVEKHKLGNISKFANEIKFFNEVTESAKTLEGIIKNDFNDLKKQKTISNPKDGFDLSVIVVEFGDHTNLELEDSRQIFLLRSNEELITD; this is translated from the exons ATGTGTGGAACGGATCATTTTGTCATTTCCAAAGATTCAGTAACTGAAGGTAGCGTCGTCTTAAAATGCACAGATTCCCAAAAAGTATGTCAGGTCTATGAAGTAAATTACAATCCTTCAACATTGATAACCAAAGATTGTAAGTGTACGATAACAGGTTTAAAACCAAACACTGACTATGAGTTTAAAGTTCTACACATTGACTCTGATCGAAACCTTTGGCCTTGCAAAGAAACACCAATTTCCATTACGACGTTAAAATCGGCTGAGGAAGATATAGAGGAAAAGTCAGACGAAATTAACCAGAGACGAAAGTTGGTGTGGGAACATCCTTCAGAATCCATTTATATTGGAAAATTCGgcaaaatagtaaaaaaagaaTATG GCAAATCAAGGAATGATGACAACACTGAAGAAAAGACGATCTTAATCTATGGACCAGATGAATCACATACAAATGCTGTCATAGATGGgattatgaattttatttttggtGTCTCAGCTGAGGATGACTACAGATTCTCATTG GAAAACGATGAAAAAACATCTGTCacaattttgaaagtttttccgACGGACAAAAGCCGAATTTTGTACACGTTGAACATAGTTGGTGTGAATTCAACTATTGCGATTGAAAACGTTGATATACTTTCGACTGATCTTGAAAGTCATGAAATAACATCACTGAACTCCTTTTGTTTTGTCATGAAAAATTTGATCCCTTTAACATGTGGGAAAAATCTGGCAAAGTTTGTGAACGTCTTTAATACATGTGTGGACAATGCTCAAGGTTTTCATGATCCCAAAAGTATGTTTTCAATCCCATTTCACAATTCTGGAATGAGTTCAAACGTGGACGGTACTTATCCGCGACAAATAAATGTATGTCTAAGCCGATACAAGCAAAACAGCTTTGTTACTGTTTTCGAGGAATTGGAACAATCCATTAAACAGCCCGTGAACAATGTATTAAATGTACACTTGCTGCAGAGAAAAATCGATGAGAATATTCAGAAACTAGAAATAACTAAGGCAAAAGTCACTTCATACaaagaaaaaattgaaaagaaaattgaaaatatacaagAAGACAAGGTTTTCTTTCTGGTTCAAAGTCAACGCTCGTGTAATTCTAACTGCAAatatgcaaaatatgaaaatgcgTATACTCTACAAACAGGTAGTAACACCATACTTAGCCTCCTTTGCAAATGCACACAAGTATGTCACATGAACTGCGGGGTGCACAAATACGAATTACAAAAATGCAACAAGTTCAAAGAAACGGAAcaacaaagaaaagaaagaaaagaaagaaaagaaagaaaagaaagaaaagaaagaaaagaaagtatAGGATGCTCAAAATGCAATTGTAGCGTAGAGAAGCATAAACTTGGAAATATAAGTAAATTTGCGAATGAAATAAAGTTTTTTAATGAAGTTACTGAAAGTGCCAAAACACTAGAAGGAATTATAAAAAATGatttcaatgatttaaaaaaacaaaagacaatttcAAATCCCAAAGATGGCTTCGATTTAAGTGTCATTGTAGTTGAATTTGGAGACCACACGAATCTAGAGCTGGAAGATAGTCGTCAAATTTTCTTATTGAGATCGAACGAAGAACTGATCACCGACTAA
- the LOC139527351 gene encoding uncharacterized protein isoform X1, producing MNTGMDSTKVKEISVSITLFGLATLFLHKVLELWSRTETIGEKTDERSMCGTDHFVISKDSVTEGSVVLKCTDSQKVCQVYEVNYNPSTLITKDCKCTITGLKPNTDYEFKVLHIDSDRNLWPCKETPISITTLKSAEEDIEEKSDEINQRRKLVWEHPSESIYIGKFGKIVKKEYGKSRNDDNTEEKTILIYGPDESHTNAVIDGIMNFIFGVSAEDDYRFSLENDEKTSVTILKVFPTDKSRILYTLNIVGVNSTIAIENVDILSTDLESHEITSLNSFCFVMKNLIPLTCGKNLAKFVNVFNTCVDNAQGFHDPKSMFSIPFHNSGMSSNVDGTYPRQINVCLSRYKQNSFVTVFEELEQSIKQPVNNVLNVHLLQRKIDENIQKLEITKAKVTSYKEKIEKKIENIQEDKVFFLVQSQRSCNSNCKYAKYENAYTLQTGSNTILSLLCKCTQVCHMNCGVHKYELQKCNKFKETEQQRKERKERKERKERKERKESIGCSKCNCSVEKHKLGNISKFANEIKFFNEVTESAKTLEGIIKNDFNDLKKQKTISNPKDGFDLSVIVVEFGDHTNLELEDSRQIFLLRSNEELITD from the exons ATCAATGTGTGGAACGGATCATTTTGTCATTTCCAAAGATTCAGTAACTGAAGGTAGCGTCGTCTTAAAATGCACAGATTCCCAAAAAGTATGTCAGGTCTATGAAGTAAATTACAATCCTTCAACATTGATAACCAAAGATTGTAAGTGTACGATAACAGGTTTAAAACCAAACACTGACTATGAGTTTAAAGTTCTACACATTGACTCTGATCGAAACCTTTGGCCTTGCAAAGAAACACCAATTTCCATTACGACGTTAAAATCGGCTGAGGAAGATATAGAGGAAAAGTCAGACGAAATTAACCAGAGACGAAAGTTGGTGTGGGAACATCCTTCAGAATCCATTTATATTGGAAAATTCGgcaaaatagtaaaaaaagaaTATG GCAAATCAAGGAATGATGACAACACTGAAGAAAAGACGATCTTAATCTATGGACCAGATGAATCACATACAAATGCTGTCATAGATGGgattatgaattttatttttggtGTCTCAGCTGAGGATGACTACAGATTCTCATTG GAAAACGATGAAAAAACATCTGTCacaattttgaaagtttttccgACGGACAAAAGCCGAATTTTGTACACGTTGAACATAGTTGGTGTGAATTCAACTATTGCGATTGAAAACGTTGATATACTTTCGACTGATCTTGAAAGTCATGAAATAACATCACTGAACTCCTTTTGTTTTGTCATGAAAAATTTGATCCCTTTAACATGTGGGAAAAATCTGGCAAAGTTTGTGAACGTCTTTAATACATGTGTGGACAATGCTCAAGGTTTTCATGATCCCAAAAGTATGTTTTCAATCCCATTTCACAATTCTGGAATGAGTTCAAACGTGGACGGTACTTATCCGCGACAAATAAATGTATGTCTAAGCCGATACAAGCAAAACAGCTTTGTTACTGTTTTCGAGGAATTGGAACAATCCATTAAACAGCCCGTGAACAATGTATTAAATGTACACTTGCTGCAGAGAAAAATCGATGAGAATATTCAGAAACTAGAAATAACTAAGGCAAAAGTCACTTCATACaaagaaaaaattgaaaagaaaattgaaaatatacaagAAGACAAGGTTTTCTTTCTGGTTCAAAGTCAACGCTCGTGTAATTCTAACTGCAAatatgcaaaatatgaaaatgcgTATACTCTACAAACAGGTAGTAACACCATACTTAGCCTCCTTTGCAAATGCACACAAGTATGTCACATGAACTGCGGGGTGCACAAATACGAATTACAAAAATGCAACAAGTTCAAAGAAACGGAAcaacaaagaaaagaaagaaaagaaagaaaagaaagaaaagaaagaaaagaaagaaaagaaagtatAGGATGCTCAAAATGCAATTGTAGCGTAGAGAAGCATAAACTTGGAAATATAAGTAAATTTGCGAATGAAATAAAGTTTTTTAATGAAGTTACTGAAAGTGCCAAAACACTAGAAGGAATTATAAAAAATGatttcaatgatttaaaaaaacaaaagacaatttcAAATCCCAAAGATGGCTTCGATTTAAGTGTCATTGTAGTTGAATTTGGAGACCACACGAATCTAGAGCTGGAAGATAGTCGTCAAATTTTCTTATTGAGATCGAACGAAGAACTGATCACCGACTAA